A single window of Salminus brasiliensis chromosome 18, fSalBra1.hap2, whole genome shotgun sequence DNA harbors:
- the hif1al2 gene encoding hypoxia inducible factor 1 subunit alpha, like 2 isoform X1, with the protein MITQQLETVLKDPLDHKLQLKQEGKQKVNEQRKARVCTEWRKARSRVAARSRREKESQLFREIATLLPLAPNMEAQLDKASVIRLTIAYLRLRAILDNPDPCTTPVITQPASAGPGEPAEVNKKGFLNDALGGFLLIVSLNGKIIFTTKDVTFHTGINQMELIGRSLFDFMHPCDQKELKEILTKLIGCQGQQKCEVFLRIKGASNNKLTPWKVIHCTGVKKSSYTPGCSCLLLLCRSLPVQDIIEIGAYLNFKTFLSVHGPDMKFTYCHSGVLEMTGFSDTELYGQSVYQYYHPSDCQHILKAHLSLFAKGQVYTGKYRLLQKHGGYVWVETEATVVYNIRTGKPESVVCINYILSGVEMADVVFSLEQTERLLKPCDSLQSKVQPIHTPFTTATQATSTASDEHTQPMLLHCERDGAANGQSPIKQKSAACNSLTCDICQLDLDSLAPYIPMDEEDFLLTPTLDGVVRKSDLNRHPTRPCTTLDLDQHPPLGPVLPARRGISPALQHTDSYFSLTNRVSKGAQAVFISSRQGQDTMHTVNRKQVVERSSQIPSFYNKANHWTGMARVSRHLTKAFGKNSDGLQSYSPPGSVPWDPTFPNPSWYPLAPFSQHIAQTRVGKMEKTLPAATDLPVLSRWECEINAPLAPTSQLLQGNELTTVLDQVTPGAVWY; encoded by the exons AGTGTGCACGGAGTGGAGGAAGGCTCGGTCCCGTGTGGCGGCTCGAAGCAGGCGGGAGAAGGAGAGCCAGCTCTTCAGAGAGATAGCCACCCTGCTGCCACTGGCCCCAAACATGGAGGCTCAGCTGGATAAAGCCTCTGTCATCAGACTTACCATTGCGTACCTGCGCCTCAGAGCTATCCTCGACAATCCTGACCCCTGCACAACACCAGTCATCACACAGCCAGCTTCTGCAGGTCCAG GGGAACCTGCTGAGGTGAACAAGAAGGGGTTTCTAAATGATGCACTTGGAGGATTCCTACTCATAGTGTCCTTGAATGGCAAGATCATCTTCACAACCAAAGATGTCACCTTTCACACAGGAATCAACCAG ATGGAGCTGATTGGTCGGAGTTTGTTTGATTTCATGCATCCCTGTGATCAAAAGGAGTTAAAAGAGATTCTTACAAAACTGATAG GGTGCCAAGGGCAGCAGAAGTGTGAGGTTTTCCTGCGAATCAAGGGTGCAAGCAACAACAAGCTAACTCCCTGGAAG GTGATTCACTGCACTGGAGTTAAGAAGTCATCCTACACTCCAGGCTGCAGCTGCCTGCTTCTGCTGTGCAGGTCACTGCCTGTACAGGACATCATCGAGATTGGGGCTTATCTGAATTTCAAAACCTTCCTGAGCGTCCACGGCCCGGATATGAAGTTCACCTACTGTCACTCTGG GGTCCTGGAAATGACTGGCTTTAGCGACACCGAGCTGTACGGCCAGTCCGTGTACCAGTACTATCACCCGTCTGATTGCCAGCATATCCTCAAAGCACACCTCTCCT TGTTCGCGAAGGGCCAGGTGTACACTGGGAAATATCGACTGCTGCAGAAACATGGCGGCTACGTTTGGGTAGAGACAGAGGCCACAGTGGTGTACAACATTCGCACGGGCAAGCCAGAAAGTGTTGTGTGTATCAACTACATTCTGAG TGGGGTAGAGATGGCAGATGTGGTGTTTTCTTTGGAACAGACAGAGCGGCTGCTGAAACCATGTGACTCCCTCCAGTCTAAAGTCCAACCCATTCATACCCCATTCACTACAGCCACTCAGGCAACATCTACAGCCTCTGACGAGCACACACAACCCATGCTGCTGCACTGTGAGAGAG ATGGAGCAGCCAATGGCCAGTCGCCAATCAAGCAAAAGTCAGCAGCGTGTAACTCTCTCACGTGT GACATATGTCAGCTGGATTTGGATAGCCTGGCGCCATATATCCCAATGGACGAAGAGGATTTCCTGTTAACTCCTACATTAGATGGAGTTGTACGAAAGTCAGACTTAAACAGACACCCCACTAGGCCGTGCACAACACTGGACCTGGATCAGCACCCTCCTTTAGGACCAGTTCTTCCAGCAAGAAGAGGCATTTCACCTGCCTTGCAACACACTGACAGTTATTTTTCCCTAACAAATAG GGTTAGCAAAGGTGCTCAGGCTGTGTTCATTTCATCACGACAAGGGCAGGACACCATGCACACAGTGAACAGAAAACAAGTA GTGGAGCGCAGCAGTCAAATCCCCTCATTTTACAACAAGGCGAACCACTGGACAGGCATGGCGAGGGTCTCGCGACATCTCACCAAAGCTTTTGGCAAAAACTCTG ATGGTCTGCAGTCCTACAGCCCTCCAGGATCAGTGCCTTGGGACCCAACATTCCCCAATCCGTCCTGGTATCCTCTGGCACCTTTCTCTCAACATATCGCCCAAACCAGGGTCGGCAAAATGGAAAAAACACTCCCTGCAGCAACTGACCTGCCCGTTCTGAGCAGGTGGGAGTGCGAAATAAATGCTCCTCTAGCGCCCACTTCTCAGTTGCTCCAGGGGAACGAACTTACCACCGTTCTGGACCAGGTCACCCCAGGGGCGGTGTGGTACTGA
- the sart1 gene encoding U4/U6.U5 tri-snRNP-associated protein 1 codes for MGSSKKHKEKDKERDAEDRHREHKKHRHKDRERDKERDGNREKEKEKEKEKRKRSRSRERSSRGEKESRSKGEKSSGEPRVKKEKVDSAFEENEDLAPKSASGDASLSIEETNKLRAKLGLKPLELNENKKELGTKEEPLVAETINPAQIKQQTEIREKLAALKQKRLLNQKLGKVKTLGEDEPWLDDTAAWVEKSRKQAKEKELAEKRAKLLEEMDEEFGVSNLVEQEFAQSKKDSYSSKDLKGLSVQHKMESFNEGETIILTLQDKGVLDENEDVLVNVGLVDKEKAEKNVELKKKKPDYKPYDEEETVDDMVTFKPKSVLSKYDEEIEGEKKKSFRLSAGGFVGGERERELQAIRESLHSQAQTLEMPALTLASEYYTPQEMVGFKKTKRRVKKIRKKEKVLRPDELLADDSRSTDFGSRSRGRGKRQVEKDGEEEDLPKDDDEDDDGSGSSSKVVDVLQQSDDIRMADMEISDEDDFVAPEFAGIEEDEAEQELQKQLEKQRKLKQKQMLKDSGEKVVQHLHDMEKTKDEEEDPDRKNNIVFNATSEFCRTLGDIPTYGLSGNREDQEDIMDFEQEDEREGAGGSDSEMDDNVGWSTVNLDEEQKQPDFATASTTILDEEPIVNSGLAAALLLCKNKGLLDTQVQKVARVRAPKGALPNDNYCIEDKMAIDDKYSRREEYRGFTQDFKEKDGYKPDVKIEYVDESGRKLTPKEAFRQLSHRFHGKGSGKMKTEKRMKKLEEEALLKKMSSSDTPLGTVALLQEKQKSQKTPYIVLSGSGKSMNANTITK; via the exons ATGGGCTCGTCTAAGAAACACAAAGAGAAGGACAAGGAGCGGGACGCGGAGGACCGACACCGCGAGCACAAAAAACACCGACACAAGGACAGGGAGAGGGACAAGGAGAGGGATGGAAAccgagagaaggagaaggaaaaggagaaagagaagagaaaaaggtCCCGTTCCCGAGAGAGGAGCAGCCGAGGGGAGAAGGAGAGCCGCAGCAAgggagagaagagcagcggAGAGCCGCGAGTGAAGAAGGAGAAAGTTGACTCAGCTTTCGAAGAGAATGAAG ATCTCGCGCCAAAGTCCGCAAGTGGCGATGCTTCACTCAGCATTGAAGAGACCAA TAAATTGAGGGCCAAACTGGGTCTAAAGCCTCTTGAGCTGAACGAGAACAAGAAAG AACTCGGCACAAAGGAGGAGCCCCTAGTAGCTGAGACCATCAACCCTGCACAGATCAAACAGCAGACCGAGATTAGGGAGAAACTGGCTGCTCTCAAAcagaaacgtctgctaaatCAGAAACTTGG CAAGGTGAAGACACTCGGAGAGGATGAGCCGTGGTTGGATGACACTGCTGCATGGGTGGAAAAGAGTCGCAAACAAGCTAAGGAAAAGGAGCTGGCGGAAAAGAGG GCTAAGCTCCTGGAAGAGATGGATGAAGAGTTTGGTGTGAGCAACCTGGTTGAGCAGGAGTTTGCACAGAGCAAGAAG GACTCCTACAGTTCAAAAGACCTTAAAGGTCTCTCAGTACAGCACAAGATGGAGTCCTTTAACGAGGGGGAGACCATAATTCTGACCCTACAAGACAAAG gTGTTCTGGATGAAAATGAGGATGTGCTGGTGAATGTGGGTCTTGTGGACAAAGAGAAAGCTGAGAAGAATGTGgagcttaaaaaaaagaagccagATTACAAACCCTATGACGAGGAGGAGACTGTGGATGACATGGTCACG TTCAAGCCGAAGTCCGttctatcaaagtatgatgaggAGATTgagggagagaagaagaaaagtttCCGACTGAGTGCCGGAGGCTTTGTTGGCGGGGAGCGAGAGCGTGAGCTACAGGCCATCAGGGAGTCCCTACACAGCCAGGCGCAAACTCTGGAGATGCCTGCTCTCACTCTGGCTTCTGAGTACTACACCCCACAAGAGATG GTGGGCTTCAAGAAGACCAAACGTCGGGTGAAGAAGATCAGGAAGAAGGAGAAGGTTCTCAGGCCTGATGAGCTCCTCGCAGATGACTCTCGCAGCACAGATTTTGGCTCCAG GTCACGAGGGAGAGGGAAAAGGCAAgtggagaaagatggagaggaGGAAGACTTGCCTaaggatgatgatgaagatgatgacggcagcggcagcagcagtaaAGTAGTCGATGTGCTGCAGCAGTCGGATGACATCCGAATGGCTGACATGGAGATCAGTGATGAAG ATGACTTTGTGGCTCCGGAGTTTGCAGGCATTGAGGAGGACGAGGCAGAGCAGGAGCTCCAGAAACAGCTGGAGAAACAGAGGAAGCTTAAACAGAAACAGATGCTGAAAGATTCAGGAGAAAAG GTGGTTCAGCATCTACATGATATGGAAAAGacaaaagatgaagaagaagaccCTGACAGGAAGAACAACATAGTCTTCAATGCCACTTCAGAGTTCTGCCGCACACTGGGAGACATCCCCACCTATGGCCTGTCAGGCAACCGAGAGGACCAAGAGGACATCATG GACTTTGAGCAGGAGGATGAACGTGAGGGAGCTGGAGGCTCCGATTCAGAGATGGATGATAATGTGGGGTGGAGCACGGTGAACCTGGACGAGGAGCAGAAGCAGCCTGAC TTCGCCACAGCTTCAACCACTATTCTGGACGAAGAGCCCATTGTTAACTCTGGCCTCGCGGCTGCCTTACTGCTCTGCAAAAACAAAG GTTTATTGGACACTCAGGTTCAGAAGGTGGCACGAGTCCGTGCTCCGAAGGGAGCTCTGCCTAATGATAACTACTGTATTGAAGATAAGAT GGCCATTGATGACAAGTACAGCAGAAGAGAGGAGTACAGGGGTTTCACCCAGGACTTCAAAGAGAAAGATGGCTACAAGCCAGACGTGAAAATTGAATATGTGGATGAGTCTGGACGCAAACTCACTCCTAAAGAG GCTTTCAGACAGCTGTCCCACCGTTTCCATGGCAAAGGCTCTGGAAAGATGAAGACTGAGAAAAGGATGAAAAAACTGGAGGAAGAAGCG CTGCTGAAGAAGATGAGCAGCAGTGACACTCCCTTAGGCACCGTGGCTTTGCTGCAGGAGAAGCAGAAGTCGCAGAAAACTCCCTACATTGTGCTCAGCGGTAGTGGAAAGAGTATGAACGC GAACACCATCACCAAATAG
- the hif1al2 gene encoding hypoxia inducible factor 1 subunit alpha, like 2 isoform X2, protein MITQQLETVLKDPLDHKLQLKQEGKQKVNEQRKARVCTEWRKARSRVAARSRREKESQLFREIATLLPLAPNMEAQLDKASVIRLTIAYLRLRAILDNPDPCTTPVITQPASAGPGEPAEVNKKGFLNDALGGFLLIVSLNGKIIFTTKDVTFHTGINQMELIGRSLFDFMHPCDQKELKEILTKLIGCQGQQKCEVFLRIKGASNNKLTPWKVIHCTGVKKSSYTPGCSCLLLLCRSLPVQDIIEIGAYLNFKTFLSVHGPDMKFTYCHSGVLEMTGFSDTELYGQSVYQYYHPSDCQHILKAHLSLFAKGQVYTGKYRLLQKHGGYVWVETEATVVYNIRTGKPESVVCINYILSGVEMADVVFSLEQTERLLKPCDSLQSKVQPIHTPFTTATQATSTASDEHTQPMLLHCERDGAANGQSPIKQKSAACNSLTCVERSSQIPSFYNKANHWTGMARVSRHLTKAFGKNSDGLQSYSPPGSVPWDPTFPNPSWYPLAPFSQHIAQTRVGKMEKTLPAATDLPVLSRWECEINAPLAPTSQLLQGNELTTVLDQVTPGAVWY, encoded by the exons AGTGTGCACGGAGTGGAGGAAGGCTCGGTCCCGTGTGGCGGCTCGAAGCAGGCGGGAGAAGGAGAGCCAGCTCTTCAGAGAGATAGCCACCCTGCTGCCACTGGCCCCAAACATGGAGGCTCAGCTGGATAAAGCCTCTGTCATCAGACTTACCATTGCGTACCTGCGCCTCAGAGCTATCCTCGACAATCCTGACCCCTGCACAACACCAGTCATCACACAGCCAGCTTCTGCAGGTCCAG GGGAACCTGCTGAGGTGAACAAGAAGGGGTTTCTAAATGATGCACTTGGAGGATTCCTACTCATAGTGTCCTTGAATGGCAAGATCATCTTCACAACCAAAGATGTCACCTTTCACACAGGAATCAACCAG ATGGAGCTGATTGGTCGGAGTTTGTTTGATTTCATGCATCCCTGTGATCAAAAGGAGTTAAAAGAGATTCTTACAAAACTGATAG GGTGCCAAGGGCAGCAGAAGTGTGAGGTTTTCCTGCGAATCAAGGGTGCAAGCAACAACAAGCTAACTCCCTGGAAG GTGATTCACTGCACTGGAGTTAAGAAGTCATCCTACACTCCAGGCTGCAGCTGCCTGCTTCTGCTGTGCAGGTCACTGCCTGTACAGGACATCATCGAGATTGGGGCTTATCTGAATTTCAAAACCTTCCTGAGCGTCCACGGCCCGGATATGAAGTTCACCTACTGTCACTCTGG GGTCCTGGAAATGACTGGCTTTAGCGACACCGAGCTGTACGGCCAGTCCGTGTACCAGTACTATCACCCGTCTGATTGCCAGCATATCCTCAAAGCACACCTCTCCT TGTTCGCGAAGGGCCAGGTGTACACTGGGAAATATCGACTGCTGCAGAAACATGGCGGCTACGTTTGGGTAGAGACAGAGGCCACAGTGGTGTACAACATTCGCACGGGCAAGCCAGAAAGTGTTGTGTGTATCAACTACATTCTGAG TGGGGTAGAGATGGCAGATGTGGTGTTTTCTTTGGAACAGACAGAGCGGCTGCTGAAACCATGTGACTCCCTCCAGTCTAAAGTCCAACCCATTCATACCCCATTCACTACAGCCACTCAGGCAACATCTACAGCCTCTGACGAGCACACACAACCCATGCTGCTGCACTGTGAGAGAG ATGGAGCAGCCAATGGCCAGTCGCCAATCAAGCAAAAGTCAGCAGCGTGTAACTCTCTCACGTGT GTGGAGCGCAGCAGTCAAATCCCCTCATTTTACAACAAGGCGAACCACTGGACAGGCATGGCGAGGGTCTCGCGACATCTCACCAAAGCTTTTGGCAAAAACTCTG ATGGTCTGCAGTCCTACAGCCCTCCAGGATCAGTGCCTTGGGACCCAACATTCCCCAATCCGTCCTGGTATCCTCTGGCACCTTTCTCTCAACATATCGCCCAAACCAGGGTCGGCAAAATGGAAAAAACACTCCCTGCAGCAACTGACCTGCCCGTTCTGAGCAGGTGGGAGTGCGAAATAAATGCTCCTCTAGCGCCCACTTCTCAGTTGCTCCAGGGGAACGAACTTACCACCGTTCTGGACCAGGTCACCCCAGGGGCGGTGTGGTACTGA